The following are from one region of the Littorina saxatilis isolate snail1 linkage group LG4, US_GU_Lsax_2.0, whole genome shotgun sequence genome:
- the LOC138964923 gene encoding N-lysine methyltransferase setd6-like: protein MAAPGKRGLETAEDVPAKLSALNVAKIKLSSFLQWCKERKFNVSPKVCVERERACAQYGMVVTEDIPGGEVLFCIPRPFLLSPETSTIAHILQQAQKEMGDEAGWVPLLLALVYEYNNSQSPWRPYLDLVPDFSQLDLPMFWTSEERDTLLKGTGVEEAVTRDLTMMETDFNTKALTFMQQHTDTFSPACQSFELYKKMVAFVMAYSFTEPAGKARGADGKGDGNEEDSDDENEGSSPPPMMVPLADILNHVAKNNAQLTFHEEALLMVSTRNIKKGEEVFNTYGEVANKHLLHMYGFAERYPANHYDTVDIPVSVVTSAAQSEMGEPELMAAKLNFLQEQDLHQEGESYVLGMEGILTDDEMQAVLKVLVMSAEEFKEHTEKEGWSDAESDENDDGSSPLSFEKIPNLHSCWKRILSRCAEVCLSQIGGDEKKDTSAMESGETQLSSRARYALYVRYGQRKLLHKLVQACR from the exons ATGGCTGCGCCCGGGAAACGTGGTTTGGAGACAGCCGAGGACGTTCCAGCTAAACTTTCAGCCCTGAACGTTGCTAAAATTAAACTTAGCAGCTTTCTTCAATGGTGCAAAGAAAGAAAATTTAATGTATCACCAAAA GTGTGTGTGGAACGCGAGAGGGCGTGCGCACAGTATGGAATGGTGGTCACAGAGGATATTCCTGGTGGAGAGGTTTTATTCTGTATTCCTCGTCCATTTCTCCTTTCCCCAGAAACAAGTACCATAGCCCACATTCTACAGCAAG CTCAGAAGGAGATGGGGGATGAAGCTGGTTGGGTGCCGCTGCTTCTGGCACTTGTGTATGAGTACAACAACTCACAGTCACCATGGCGACCATACCTTGATCTTGTGCCAGACTTCTCTCAACTGGACCTTCCCATGTTCTGGACCAG TGAGGAGAGGGACACATTACTGAAAGGAACAGGAGTGGAAGAAGCAGTGACACGTGACCTGACGATGATGGAGACAGATTTCAACACCAAGGCCCTGACCTTTATGCAGCAGCACACGGACACTTTCAG CCCAGCTTGCCAAAGTTTTGAGCTGTACAAGAAAATGGTGGCCTTTGTCATGGCCTATAGCTTCACAGAGCCTGCTGGGAAGGCCAGAGGGGCTGATGGGAAGGGTGACGGAAACGAGGAAGATTCTGACGATGAGAATGAGGGGAGCTCACCCCCTCCAATGATGGTTCCGCTGGCAGACATTTTGAATCATGTGGCCAAAAACAATGCACAGCTCACCTTCCACGAAGAAGCTCTGCTCATGGTTAGCACTCGGAATATAAAAAAG GGAGAAGAAGTGTTCAACACGTACGGGGAAGTGGCCAACAAGCATTTACTACACATGTACGGCTTTGCTGAGCGATATCCTGCCAACCACTATGACACA GTAGATATACCAGTTAGTGTGGTGACATCAGCAGCACAGTCTGAGATGGGAGAGCCAGAACTGATGGCTGCAAAGCTTAACTTCCTACAAGAACAG GATTTGCATCAGGAAGGGGAGTCCTACGTGCTGGGGATGGAGGGAATACTCACTGACGACGAAATGCAGGCTGTTCTCAAg GTGCTGGTGATGTCGGCAGAAGAATTCAAGGAGCACACAGAAAAAGAAGGCTGGAGTGATGCAGAGAGTGATGAAAATGATGATGGCTCTTCCCCTCTCTCGTTTG AAAAGATCCCTAACCTACACTCCTGCTGGAAAAGGATTCTATCAAG GTGTGCTGAAGTGTGTCTTTCCCAAATTGGCGGTGACGAGAAGAAAGATACCAGTGCCATGGAATCGGGAGAGACACAGCTGTCCTCACGTGCTCGCTATGCGTTGTACGTTAGATATGGTCAGAGAAAACTGCTGCACAAGCTTGTGCAGGCATGTAGATAA